Sequence from the Bacillus rossius redtenbacheri isolate Brsri chromosome 9 unlocalized genomic scaffold, Brsri_v3 Brsri_v3_scf9_1, whole genome shotgun sequence genome:
CCCTTGACTGGCAGGCGTCGCAGTGTTGtcactatgctgggttggtggcctcAGCCGCTGGTCAGTGCCAatgctctaataccctcccgatcaaacaaaaaGGAGCGATTCCTAGCagttcttttttaaataataagctcCGAAATTCATCTAAAACGAATTGGAATGtcactcccaccctaccctattagggcgcaaatgtgggaggggaacttgagaatgccggccgtaggttgGAATAATTTGTGTTGTCACTAGAGATACACCTACGAGATGAGCATCTAGATGCACGGTCTCTCCGCTTGCCTGGCAGGTCTCGCTGTGGGCCACGCTGGACCGGCCCACGCTGCGCGGACTGCTCATCTGCCTGGGCGTGATGACGAACCAGCTGCTGAGCGGGCTGTCTCCGGTCGTGGCCTACACGGTCACCATCTTCCAGGCGGCGGGCTCCTCGCTGCCGCCCAACCTGTGCGCCATCTTGGTGGGCGTGGTGCAGACGGCAGGCACCGTCCTGTCGGCGCTGGTGATCGAGTGGGCCGGCCGCCGACCGCTGCTCATCTGCTCCAACCTGGTGGTGGCGGCGTGCCTGTTCGTGCTGGGCACGCACTTCTACCTGCAGGGCCTGGGCTGGGACCTGACCTCGCTGGGCTGGGTGCCCTTGCTCAGCCTGTCCTGCTACATCTTCACTCTGGGCCTGGCCATCACGCCGCTGCCCTTCACGCTGACCACGGAGACCATCGGCCCGCACGCGCGCGGCGCCGCGCAGAGCGCCGTGCTCATGTACCTGTCCGTGGGCATGTTCGGCCTGGTGCAGACCTATACTGCGCTCGCCCGCCTCGTGGGCCAGCATGGCTGCTTCTGGCTGTACGCTGGCGCCTGCCTCGCCTCCGGCCTCTGCGTCTACCTGTTCGTGCCGGAGACCAAGAACCGCAGCCTGGAGGACGTGGTGCAGCAACTGGGTGGCGACAACTACATCCGCTCCGTGGTGCGCCCTGCCAGGAGTCCGGAGCCGGCCCCCAAGTGACCTACCCACCGCCCGCAGTTTCCTCATGCC
This genomic interval carries:
- the LOC134542592 gene encoding facilitated trehalose transporter Tret1-like isoform X2; this translates as MGGTVWGWPAPLIPELQSTDSPIDIRPVTDDEASWLSSVVSLSRLVTLPAYVYMNDKFGRKFTSHMIALPFVVGWSMMLFADSVNLLYWGRLVIGVAAGGAAILVPAYTGDIAEDCNKGRLGVGFGLTMNLGITFSYAVGFYASYLAFHLVLVLLPLVFVAGFRWLPESPMFLLTAGKPDEARAALQWFRGGRDCGPELERMRQRAAEVLERRQNKVSLWATLDRPTLRGLLICLGVMTNQLLSGLSPVVAYTVTIFQAAGSSLPPNLCAILVGVVQTAGTVLSALVIEWAGRRPLLICSNLVVAACLFVLGTHFYLQGLGWDLTSLGWVPLLSLSCYIFTLGLAITPLPFTLTTETIGPHARGAAQSAVLMYLSVGMFGLVQTYTALARLVGQHGCFWLYAGACLASGLCVYLFVPETKNRSLEDVVQQLGGDNYIRSVVRPARSPEPAPK